Proteins encoded by one window of Streptococcus suis S735:
- a CDS encoding MucBP domain-containing protein: protein MRRSNKKSFDWYGTKQQFSIRKYHFGAASVLLGVSLVLGAGAQVVKADETVASSEPTIASSVAPASTEAVAEEAEKTNAENTSAVATTSTEVEKAKAVLEQVTSESPLLAGLGQKELAKTEDATLAKAIEDAQTKLAAAKAILADSEATVEQVEAQVAAVKVANEALGNELQKYTVDGLLTAALDTVAPDTTASTLKVGDGEGTLLDSTTTATPSMAEPNGAAIAPHTLRTQDGIKATSEPNWYTFESYDLYSYNKNMASSTYKGAEVDAYIRYSLDNDSSTTAVLAELVSRTTGDVLEKYTIEPGESVTFSHPTKVNANNSNITVTYDTSLASANTPGALKFSANDDVYSTIIVPAYQINTTRYVTESGKVLATYGLQTIAGQVVTPSSVRVFTGYDYVATTTKAVQGPYPKGTVYLAGTVQKDTVQYKVIREIVENDQAVLKFYYLDPTYKGEVDWRGTDTTGFIELLTTSPTTYKVGTIYDYNINSKITAPFTIDPTKNVMVFKESEQNEQGSKYRVIAQWSGDETTKGIYGKIYIATQVWTTKLGTNEWGWFDYSDDQAGIKFNNKGFWPAGVQNTLRNATPATAVETTYIYKESSKYGDVIVEYYDTDGKQIVNSVVDTPKSALGTEYNTDVDRRPASLVAADGTVYFYKEVKSDSAKTTGTVVAGTTTVKYVYEKAGSVNVNFVDINGKVIKAPVSDEKDAKPGYNYDTDLDQKLASITFEGKEYKLVPAGDYPVGKVGKGNNLIEVGNNTAKGIDPTTGKIEAGVNKEVTYVYRAVTGSVVVNYKDTEGNVIKDPETDVSDAPVGDAYTTTDKKPNEIITKDGSRYVLVPSKTDGEENGKVIEGTITVTYVYQKVANWIPEIPNVPETDRPKVPYPFDPTEPDEPIDPTTPGTNGEVPNIPYVPGYTPVDPKDNTPLKPIDPNDPGKGYVPPTPENPGVDTPIPYVPVKKVVTNHVDEEGNPIAPQEEGTKPNKSIPGYEFTGKTVTDEDGNTTHIYKKTPEVKNGTVVVNYVTEDGTVIKEPVTDTPTSPEGTPYDTTDNKPKTITFKGEEYELVRVDGTENGKVVEGETVVTYVYRKVETPAKKVVTNHVDEEGNPVAPQEEGTKPNKSIPGYEFTGKTVTDEDGNTTHIYKKTPAKKVVTNHVDEEGNPIAPQEDGTTPKRQISGYEYVRTVVDEEGNTTHIYRKLSNKPTTPEKETPAKPQAGKTASGKAQLPNTGEASSVAGALGTAMLVATLAFARKRRRNED, encoded by the coding sequence ATGCGTAGATCAAATAAAAAATCATTTGACTGGTACGGTACGAAACAACAATTTTCGATTCGTAAGTATCATTTTGGGGCAGCAAGCGTTTTGCTTGGTGTGTCGTTAGTTTTAGGTGCTGGTGCACAGGTTGTTAAGGCTGATGAAACTGTTGCTTCATCAGAACCAACTATTGCCAGTAGTGTAGCGCCTGCTTCAACAGAAGCGGTTGCAGAAGAAGCAGAAAAAACAAATGCTGAAAATACGAGTGCAGTAGCTACGACTTCAACAGAAGTTGAAAAAGCGAAAGCTGTTCTTGAACAGGTAACATCAGAATCACCACTTTTGGCTGGTCTTGGTCAAAAAGAGTTGGCTAAAACTGAAGATGCAACTCTTGCAAAAGCTATAGAGGATGCTCAAACAAAACTTGCAGCAGCTAAGGCAATTTTGGCTGACTCAGAAGCAACTGTTGAGCAAGTTGAAGCGCAAGTCGCAGCGGTTAAAGTAGCCAACGAGGCGCTAGGGAATGAATTGCAAAAATACACTGTAGATGGTCTCTTGACAGCGGCTCTTGATACAGTAGCACCTGATACAACTGCATCAACATTGAAAGTTGGTGATGGCGAAGGTACCCTTCTAGATAGCACTACAACAGCAACGCCTTCAATGGCTGAGCCAAATGGTGCAGCAATTGCTCCACATACACTTCGAACTCAAGATGGAATTAAAGCGACATCAGAGCCAAATTGGTATACTTTTGAATCGTACGATTTGTACTCATATAATAAAAATATGGCTAGCTCAACTTATAAAGGAGCTGAAGTTGATGCCTACATTCGTTACTCTTTGGATAATGATTCGTCAACAACTGCTGTTTTAGCAGAGTTGGTAAGTAGGACAACTGGTGATGTGTTAGAGAAATATACGATTGAACCGGGCGAGAGTGTTACGTTTTCACATCCGACAAAAGTTAATGCTAATAATAGCAATATAACTGTGACTTATGATACCTCATTAGCTTCTGCTAATACTCCTGGAGCATTGAAATTCTCTGCTAATGATGATGTTTATTCAACAATTATTGTACCTGCTTATCAGATTAATACAACTCGTTACGTCACTGAAAGTGGCAAAGTTTTGGCAACCTATGGTCTTCAAACTATTGCAGGACAGGTAGTTACTCCATCTTCTGTTCGTGTATTTACTGGGTATGATTATGTGGCAACTACAACTAAAGCCGTTCAAGGTCCATATCCAAAGGGAACGGTATACCTTGCTGGTACGGTTCAAAAGGATACAGTACAATATAAAGTTATTCGTGAAATTGTGGAGAACGACCAAGCAGTTCTTAAATTCTATTATTTAGATCCTACCTATAAGGGTGAAGTAGATTGGAGAGGAACTGATACGACTGGGTTTATTGAGTTGCTTACAACTTCCCCAACAACCTATAAAGTTGGTACTATATACGATTACAATATTAATTCAAAAATTACAGCTCCATTTACTATTGATCCTACCAAGAATGTTATGGTTTTCAAGGAAAGTGAACAGAACGAGCAAGGTAGCAAATATCGCGTCATTGCTCAATGGTCAGGAGATGAAACCACTAAAGGTATATATGGAAAAATCTATATCGCTACTCAGGTTTGGACGACTAAATTGGGAACAAACGAGTGGGGATGGTTTGACTATTCTGATGACCAAGCTGGTATAAAATTTAATAACAAAGGTTTTTGGCCGGCAGGTGTTCAAAATACACTTCGAAATGCTACTCCGGCTACAGCTGTAGAGACTACTTATATCTACAAAGAAAGTTCCAAGTATGGTGATGTCATTGTTGAGTACTACGATACTGACGGAAAACAAATTGTAAATTCAGTTGTAGATACTCCTAAGTCAGCTCTTGGCACAGAGTATAATACAGATGTGGACCGTAGACCAGCCAGCTTGGTTGCTGCTGATGGGACAGTCTACTTCTACAAAGAAGTTAAGTCTGATTCAGCTAAGACAACCGGTACAGTAGTTGCAGGTACGACAACTGTTAAGTATGTTTACGAAAAAGCTGGTAGCGTTAATGTTAACTTCGTTGACATCAATGGTAAAGTAATCAAAGCTCCTGTTTCAGATGAAAAAGATGCGAAACCTGGTTACAATTATGATACCGACTTGGATCAGAAATTAGCTTCCATCACTTTTGAAGGCAAGGAATACAAACTTGTTCCTGCTGGTGATTATCCGGTTGGTAAAGTTGGCAAGGGAAATAACTTGATTGAAGTTGGTAATAATACTGCGAAAGGTATTGACCCAACAACAGGCAAAATTGAAGCCGGTGTTAACAAAGAAGTTACCTATGTCTATAGAGCAGTGACAGGTTCTGTAGTTGTAAATTACAAAGATACAGAAGGTAATGTGATTAAAGATCCAGAAACGGATGTGTCTGATGCACCGGTTGGAGATGCTTATACTACAACTGACAAGAAACCAAACGAAATCATCACAAAAGATGGATCACGCTATGTTCTTGTTCCATCTAAGACAGATGGTGAGGAAAATGGTAAAGTTATCGAAGGAACAATCACAGTAACTTATGTTTACCAGAAAGTTGCAAACTGGATTCCAGAGATTCCAAATGTACCAGAAACAGACCGTCCAAAAGTACCTTACCCATTTGACCCAACAGAGCCAGACGAGCCAATCGATCCAACGACACCAGGAACAAATGGCGAGGTTCCAAATATTCCTTACGTTCCAGGATATACACCGGTTGATCCTAAGGATAACACGCCGTTGAAACCAATTGATCCAAATGATCCAGGTAAGGGTTATGTACCACCAACACCAGAAAATCCAGGTGTTGATACACCAATTCCTTATGTTCCAGTTAAAAAAGTCGTAACTAACCACGTTGATGAAGAGGGTAACCCTATTGCACCGCAAGAAGAGGGAACAAAACCAAACAAATCAATCCCAGGTTACGAGTTCACAGGTAAAACTGTTACTGACGAAGATGGCAACACAACTCACATCTACAAGAAAACACCAGAAGTTAAGAATGGTACAGTTGTTGTTAACTATGTAACAGAAGATGGCACAGTTATCAAGGAACCTGTAACAGATACACCAACTTCTCCAGAAGGCACACCATACGACACTACAGACAACAAACCTAAGACAATCACTTTCAAAGGTGAAGAGTATGAATTGGTTCGTGTTGACGGTACAGAAAACGGTAAAGTTGTAGAAGGTGAAACAGTTGTGACTTACGTTTACCGTAAAGTCGAAACACCTGCTAAGAAAGTTGTAACTAACCACGTTGATGAAGAGGGTAACCCTGTTGCGCCGCAAGAAGAGGGAACAAAACCAAACAAATCAATCCCAGGTTACGAATTTACAGGTAAAACTGTTACTGACGAAGATGGCAACACAACTCACATCTACAAGAAAACACCTGCTAAGAAAGTTGTGACTAACCACGTTGATGAAGAAGGTAACCCTATTGCTCCACAAGAGGATGGGACAACACCAAAACGTCAAATTTCAGGTTACGAGTATGTGCGTACTGTAGTTGATGAAGAAGGTAACACGACACATATTTATCGCAAACTTTCTAATAAACCAACAACACCTGAGAAGGAAACTCCTGCAAAACCTCAAGCAGGTAAAACCGCTTCAGGTAAAGCTCAATTGCCAAATACTGGTGAGGCTTCATCTGTGGCAGGTGCGCTTGGTACAGCAATGCTTGTCGCAACACTTGCGTTTGCAAGAAAACGTCGTCGTAACGAAGATTAG
- the rexB gene encoding ATP-dependent nuclease subunit B, with translation MKLVYTDIRNPLTQYLTEQTATFAEQGKRVFYIAPNSLSFEMERKVLEYLPEQATFDIIVTRFGQLARYLMIDRKEAGQPLDDVGLAMIFFRVLSQFEDGDLKVYGRLQTDFGFINQLVALYKELQRANMSILDLEAMDSPDKQADLVKIFLAVTDILSKEGFEHQSKLAQLTGLVETGQLDEQLKNIVLVVDGFSRFSAEEEALVSALNERVSEILIGVYASKKAVQATYAEGNVYQANVDFLRQLSAQFQTKATYIGQEPVLDSIGKFSKNMEAYYDYSGTMIDLTPADQEKIQLWEVVNQKEEVEQVATAIRQHVHQGARYKDILLLLGDVDSYKLQIGKIFDKYDIPYYFGKAEEMSHHPLVHFVESLERLRRYRFRAEDLLNLLKSGLYASISQKELDLFESYILFADMKGQAAFSRAFSVNGRADYDAEVIKEKRLVYDLTVLEPLRAKIMEPLNQLFKAGPQSGTALLEKFMAFLEAIDLPKNMEKMSRNLSEVEQEKEEQVWKSFTHLLENFHQIFGKEKLKMDDFLAILQAGMQASHYRTVPATVDVVNVKSYDLIEPHTAKYVYAIGMGQSNFPKVAKNTSLLTEEEMEKVNLVSASSSRFDLVSRENIKKNHAAMMSLLNSATEQLVISTPQIYNEGEDSLSPYIKILQKMGLKSEERGRIKTLSPQDIGHYKSLLSRLIESERPSLETEEWEGQRAFWTVLVRHLKKKLESQSIEIPTITGDIASKQLSDETLAALYPEDKPLNLSASSLTNFYNNQYLYFVRNVLRLREQESIHPTAFQHGLFLHRIFERVVMDQSELDFDQKVDKAILRTRDEAEFAMFYNQDADARYTEEVLDKIARSSATILRDNDLVEIDGQEKSFRQDKALVFDLQNGKSVHVNGTIDRLDTLQINQAVGVVDYKSSDQSFSVGDFYNGLKPQLVTYLAALQELDETKDKPVFGAMYLHLQDPIIKLKDTKNLEQLEGAANTSLVYKGLFLKEESLGLNHFYQTRNQLYTEDEFAVLLNHNQELYKQAAMDILAGRFAINPYTKDGRSVAGEQLKAITGFEADRHMGMARRLVKEAKRQDWMERMKGGQD, from the coding sequence ATGAAATTAGTCTATACAGATATTCGCAATCCTCTGACGCAGTATTTGACAGAACAGACAGCAACATTTGCCGAGCAGGGCAAACGTGTTTTTTATATTGCTCCAAACTCTCTATCCTTTGAGATGGAACGCAAGGTCTTGGAATACCTGCCTGAACAGGCAACTTTTGATATTATCGTGACCCGTTTTGGGCAATTGGCCCGCTATTTGATGATTGATAGGAAAGAAGCAGGTCAACCGCTGGATGATGTTGGTCTGGCAATGATTTTCTTTCGTGTTCTATCGCAATTTGAAGATGGCGACTTGAAAGTCTATGGTCGTTTACAGACAGATTTTGGTTTCATTAACCAGCTAGTTGCTTTATACAAAGAATTGCAACGGGCAAATATGTCTATTTTGGACTTGGAAGCCATGGACTCACCAGATAAGCAGGCTGATTTGGTAAAGATTTTTCTGGCTGTAACAGACATTTTGTCCAAAGAAGGCTTTGAGCATCAGTCTAAGTTAGCACAGTTGACTGGCTTGGTAGAAACTGGTCAGTTGGATGAGCAGTTGAAGAACATTGTGCTGGTGGTAGACGGATTTTCTCGTTTTTCGGCAGAAGAAGAAGCTTTAGTAAGTGCTTTAAATGAACGGGTGTCGGAAATCCTGATTGGTGTATATGCCAGCAAGAAAGCTGTGCAAGCCACCTATGCGGAAGGCAACGTCTATCAAGCCAACGTTGACTTTTTACGTCAGTTATCAGCGCAGTTCCAGACTAAGGCAACTTATATTGGTCAAGAGCCGGTCTTGGACAGTATCGGTAAATTTTCAAAGAATATGGAAGCCTATTATGACTACAGCGGGACCATGATAGACTTGACTCCAGCAGACCAAGAAAAAATCCAACTCTGGGAGGTTGTTAACCAAAAAGAAGAAGTGGAGCAAGTTGCGACTGCAATTCGTCAGCATGTGCATCAAGGTGCTCGCTATAAAGACATCTTGTTGCTCTTGGGTGACGTGGATAGCTACAAGTTGCAGATTGGCAAGATTTTTGACAAGTATGACATTCCTTACTATTTCGGTAAGGCAGAGGAGATGAGTCATCATCCGTTGGTCCATTTTGTGGAGTCCTTGGAGCGCTTGCGTCGCTATCGTTTTCGTGCGGAAGACCTGCTCAATCTCCTCAAATCTGGTTTGTACGCCAGCATTTCCCAAAAGGAGCTGGACCTATTTGAGTCTTACATCCTTTTTGCGGATATGAAGGGGCAGGCTGCTTTTTCGAGGGCTTTTTCGGTCAATGGCAGAGCAGACTATGATGCTGAAGTCATCAAGGAGAAAAGGCTTGTCTATGATTTGACTGTCTTGGAACCCCTACGTGCTAAGATTATGGAACCTTTGAACCAGCTGTTTAAGGCTGGACCACAATCTGGAACTGCCTTGCTTGAGAAATTTATGGCATTTTTGGAGGCAATTGATCTTCCTAAAAATATGGAAAAAATGTCTCGAAATTTGAGTGAAGTAGAGCAAGAAAAAGAAGAGCAGGTCTGGAAAAGTTTTACCCATCTTCTTGAGAATTTTCATCAGATTTTCGGAAAAGAAAAGTTGAAAATGGATGATTTTCTGGCTATTTTACAGGCTGGAATGCAGGCCAGCCACTATCGTACCGTTCCTGCAACAGTTGATGTGGTCAATGTCAAATCCTATGATTTGATCGAGCCGCACACTGCAAAGTATGTTTATGCTATCGGAATGGGTCAGTCAAATTTTCCAAAAGTTGCCAAGAATACCAGTCTATTGACAGAAGAAGAGATGGAAAAAGTCAATCTTGTCTCGGCTAGTTCCTCACGTTTCGATTTGGTCAGCCGAGAGAATATCAAGAAGAACCATGCTGCTATGATGTCTCTGCTTAATTCTGCGACGGAACAGTTAGTCATTTCTACTCCTCAGATTTATAACGAAGGCGAAGATAGTCTCTCCCCATATATCAAGATTCTCCAAAAAATGGGGTTGAAATCCGAAGAACGTGGTCGGATTAAAACACTTAGTCCACAAGACATCGGTCACTACAAGAGTCTCTTATCCCGTTTGATTGAGTCGGAAAGACCAAGCCTTGAAACAGAGGAGTGGGAAGGGCAGAGGGCCTTCTGGACAGTCTTGGTTCGCCATTTGAAGAAGAAATTGGAGTCGCAAAGCATTGAAATTCCGACCATTACTGGTGATATTGCTTCTAAACAACTTTCAGATGAAACCTTGGCTGCTTTATATCCAGAGGATAAGCCGCTCAATCTTTCTGCATCCAGCTTGACCAATTTCTACAATAACCAATATCTTTACTTTGTCCGTAATGTTCTTCGCCTGCGGGAACAGGAATCCATCCATCCGACTGCCTTTCAGCATGGTTTGTTCTTGCATCGGATTTTTGAACGAGTGGTCATGGACCAATCTGAGCTAGATTTTGATCAAAAAGTGGACAAGGCAATTCTGCGTACGCGTGACGAGGCAGAATTTGCTATGTTTTATAACCAGGATGCGGATGCTCGTTATACGGAGGAGGTGCTGGATAAGATTGCTCGTTCCAGTGCGACTATTTTGCGGGATAATGATTTGGTTGAAATTGATGGCCAGGAAAAGAGTTTCCGTCAGGATAAGGCGCTGGTTTTTGACCTTCAAAATGGCAAGAGTGTGCATGTAAATGGTACCATTGACCGCTTGGATACCTTACAAATCAATCAGGCTGTCGGTGTTGTGGATTACAAGTCCAGCGACCAATCTTTTTCAGTTGGGGATTTTTATAATGGTCTCAAACCTCAGTTGGTGACCTACTTGGCAGCCTTACAAGAGCTGGATGAAACCAAGGATAAACCTGTTTTTGGGGCTATGTATTTGCATTTGCAGGATCCGATTATCAAATTAAAAGACACGAAGAATTTAGAACAGCTAGAAGGAGCTGCCAATACTAGCTTGGTTTACAAGGGGCTTTTCTTGAAGGAGGAAAGTCTGGGGCTCAATCATTTTTATCAGACTCGTAACCAACTCTACACGGAAGATGAGTTTGCGGTTTTATTGAACCACAACCAAGAACTATACAAACAAGCTGCCATGGACATTCTGGCTGGTCGCTTTGCTATTAACCCTTATACCAAAGATGGGCGTTCGGTGGCAGGTGAGCAGCTGAAGGCAATCACTGGTTTTGAGGCGGATCGGCACATGGGCATGGCACGGCGGTTGGTCAAAGAGGCCAAGCGTCAAGATTGGATGGAACGAATGAAAGGAGGTCAGGACTAA
- the addA gene encoding helicase-exonuclease AddAB subunit AddA: protein MAFEQFLSAEEIKAVQLAEAHSDKQQKRTAEQIEAIYTHGQNVLVSASAGSGKTFVMVQRILDKLKRGIGIDQLFISTFTVKAAGELKERIEKKLNETIAETTDMELRRHLSAQLADLTKADIGTMDSFTQKLVTTYGYSLGISPQFRILQDETEKASLKKEVFDQLFADYLEEDENGAFRKLVRNFSGNRKDNSGFRQVVYQVHDFSQSTSSPTKWLKEQAVQADLYSQERIEQMLEQGFKEKVLDKLYQAADFFRYHVEWGRNDFGSAKYFANVEEVLDLLTGLDSLDQKDLMERVERILLINNQSRGKGLTNANRPKDEHLIAFKEEYNAGKSQIISELRDLGQEVYELTLLKDYQVQALPLLILLRDFVLDFSQAYLDVKIKEAAFEFGDIGHFAIRILEENADIRQFFQEKYHEVMVDEYQDNNHSQERMLDLLSNGHNRFMVGDIKQSIYRFRQADPMIFQEKFELYQANPQSGKLILLKENFRSQIEVLEATNAIFTRLMDRQVGEIKYDDTHSLVAGSPGQKIAQPKNEMEYLIYDQQDSANSSTDAEEETPLTAGEIEVVAKEIIRLHNEEGADFKDITLLVQKRTHNDLIMSIFEKHGIPIVADGGAASYLQSLEVMIMLDTLRVINNPLNDYALVALLKSPMFRFDEDELTRISLQAGTGFFYQKMEIAQQASGQHPELMSEKLKKKITDFLSILENWRAYAKLHSIYDMIWKMFNEKFYYDYVGALPNGSKRQANLYALGLRANQFEKTGYKGLSRFIAMIDRALANDKDLADVQEFLPQNAVQLMTIHKSKGLEFKYVFLMNIDKRFNLEDHYQSVIISRKNGLGIQYLADMKDKVNSPLPQVRVLMNTLPYQNNLQELKIANLSEQMRLLYVALTRAEKKLYLVGKGNADKLAEKYDGKKENGVLAQSTRESMATFQDWILAIDEAFSGEDLHFKKVFVTDEDLTEEKIGKLTLKSKLEDASLKDIRQSEDIAQALDQLSSVQELNERYKAAIELPSLRTPSQIKKLYEPILEQEGMEVMEKYQPKRTFNLPDFSKKPKITGAQVGSAVHELMQRLDLSWLVTEDTVRAALEAVHAEQAIKDKINVQMILDFFDTDLGREILANTDKLHREAPFASLQTDSVSQENFVLRGIIDGYLLYDDHIVLFDYKTDKYDQPIQLSQRYQAQMQLYAEALKKAYKIDRVDCHLILLGGERIEVVEVNI, encoded by the coding sequence ATGGCTTTTGAACAATTTTTAAGCGCGGAAGAAATCAAGGCTGTGCAGCTGGCGGAAGCCCATTCTGATAAGCAGCAAAAACGCACAGCTGAGCAGATTGAAGCTATCTACACGCACGGTCAGAATGTTCTGGTCTCTGCATCGGCTGGGTCAGGAAAGACTTTCGTCATGGTTCAACGGATTTTGGATAAGTTGAAGCGTGGTATAGGGATTGACCAGCTCTTTATCTCGACCTTTACAGTCAAGGCGGCTGGTGAATTGAAGGAGCGGATTGAGAAAAAGCTCAATGAAACTATTGCGGAGACGACCGATATGGAATTGCGTCGGCATTTGTCGGCCCAGTTGGCAGATTTGACTAAGGCGGATATTGGGACCATGGACTCCTTTACGCAGAAATTGGTGACCACCTATGGTTATAGCCTTGGTATTTCTCCGCAGTTTCGGATTTTACAGGATGAGACTGAAAAAGCGAGTCTGAAAAAAGAGGTTTTTGACCAGCTCTTTGCAGATTATCTTGAAGAGGATGAAAATGGTGCATTCCGCAAACTGGTTCGCAATTTTTCGGGCAACCGCAAGGATAATAGTGGTTTCCGTCAGGTTGTTTATCAGGTGCATGATTTTAGCCAATCGACGAGCAGTCCAACTAAATGGCTGAAAGAACAGGCTGTTCAAGCTGATTTGTACAGTCAAGAGCGTATAGAGCAGATGCTAGAGCAAGGCTTTAAGGAAAAAGTGTTAGACAAGCTCTATCAAGCTGCAGATTTCTTCCGCTACCATGTGGAATGGGGCAGAAATGACTTTGGTTCTGCTAAATATTTTGCAAATGTGGAAGAAGTCTTGGATTTGTTGACAGGTTTAGATAGTCTGGACCAGAAGGACTTGATGGAACGGGTTGAAAGAATTCTTCTCATCAATAATCAGTCCAGAGGCAAGGGCCTGACCAATGCCAATCGACCAAAAGATGAGCATTTGATAGCCTTTAAAGAAGAATACAATGCTGGTAAGAGCCAGATTATCTCAGAACTACGAGATTTGGGTCAGGAAGTTTATGAATTGACCCTGCTGAAAGACTATCAGGTTCAAGCTTTGCCACTACTGATATTATTACGTGACTTTGTCTTGGATTTTTCGCAGGCTTATCTGGATGTCAAAATCAAGGAAGCAGCCTTTGAATTTGGCGACATTGGGCATTTCGCTATTCGTATTTTAGAAGAAAATGCGGACATTCGCCAGTTTTTCCAAGAGAAATATCACGAAGTCATGGTGGACGAGTACCAGGATAACAACCATAGCCAAGAGCGAATGCTGGACCTGCTGTCTAACGGTCACAACCGCTTTATGGTGGGTGATATTAAGCAGTCCATCTATCGATTCCGTCAGGCGGATCCGATGATTTTCCAAGAGAAATTTGAACTGTATCAGGCAAATCCTCAGTCTGGGAAATTGATTTTGCTCAAGGAAAATTTCCGTAGTCAGATTGAAGTCTTGGAGGCAACAAATGCTATTTTCACGCGCCTGATGGACCGTCAAGTAGGGGAAATCAAGTATGACGACACCCACAGTCTAGTGGCTGGTAGTCCTGGTCAAAAAATTGCCCAGCCCAAGAATGAGATGGAATACTTGATTTACGATCAGCAGGATAGCGCAAACTCTTCAACAGATGCTGAGGAAGAAACACCTCTGACTGCTGGTGAAATTGAGGTCGTTGCAAAAGAGATTATTCGTCTTCACAATGAAGAAGGAGCAGACTTCAAGGACATCACTCTCTTGGTACAAAAGCGGACGCACAATGACCTCATTATGTCCATTTTTGAAAAACATGGGATTCCAATTGTGGCAGATGGCGGAGCAGCCTCCTATCTGCAATCTTTAGAAGTCATGATCATGCTGGATACCTTGCGGGTTATCAATAATCCACTCAATGACTATGCCTTGGTTGCCCTGCTTAAATCACCTATGTTCCGATTCGATGAAGATGAACTGACACGGATTTCCTTGCAGGCCGGGACAGGTTTCTTTTACCAGAAAATGGAAATAGCCCAGCAAGCAAGTGGGCAACATCCTGAACTGATGTCAGAAAAGTTGAAGAAGAAAATCACGGATTTCTTGTCTATTTTGGAAAATTGGCGTGCCTATGCCAAACTGCATTCTATTTATGACATGATTTGGAAGATGTTCAATGAAAAATTCTACTATGACTATGTCGGTGCGCTTCCAAATGGCAGCAAGCGTCAGGCCAATCTATACGCACTTGGTCTGCGTGCCAACCAGTTTGAAAAAACAGGCTACAAGGGATTGTCTCGCTTCATCGCCATGATTGATCGTGCCTTAGCAAATGACAAGGACTTGGCAGATGTACAAGAGTTTCTACCGCAAAATGCTGTACAGCTTATGACTATTCACAAGTCAAAAGGTTTGGAGTTCAAGTATGTCTTCCTCATGAACATCGATAAGCGATTTAACTTGGAAGACCATTACCAATCAGTCATCATCAGCCGGAAAAATGGTCTAGGTATCCAATATTTAGCAGATATGAAAGATAAGGTAAATAGCCCATTACCTCAGGTGCGAGTCTTAATGAACACCCTCCCTTATCAAAATAATCTCCAAGAGCTAAAAATTGCCAATCTTTCGGAACAAATGCGGTTGCTTTATGTTGCACTAACGCGTGCTGAGAAGAAGCTGTATCTGGTTGGAAAGGGTAATGCTGACAAGTTAGCTGAAAAATACGATGGCAAAAAGGAAAATGGCGTACTAGCCCAATCAACTCGTGAAAGTATGGCGACCTTCCAAGACTGGATTCTAGCCATTGATGAGGCCTTCTCAGGAGAAGACTTGCACTTCAAGAAAGTCTTTGTGACGGATGAGGATTTGACAGAGGAGAAGATTGGTAAACTTACATTGAAGAGTAAGCTAGAAGACGCCAGCCTTAAAGATATTCGTCAATCAGAAGACATCGCCCAGGCCTTGGACCAGTTGTCTTCTGTCCAAGAGTTGAACGAACGCTATAAGGCTGCTATAGAATTGCCAAGTTTACGGACTCCAAGTCAAATCAAGAAGCTCTATGAGCCTATTTTGGAACAAGAAGGCATGGAAGTTATGGAAAAATACCAGCCCAAACGGACCTTCAACTTGCCAGATTTCTCCAAGAAACCAAAAATCACTGGAGCCCAAGTCGGTTCAGCAGTGCATGAACTCATGCAACGCTTGGATCTGTCTTGGTTGGTGACAGAAGATACGGTAAGAGCAGCCCTAGAAGCTGTTCATGCTGAGCAAGCGATTAAAGATAAAATCAATGTTCAGATGATTTTGGATTTCTTTGATACAGACTTAGGAAGAGAAATTCTAGCCAATACGGACAAACTCCACCGAGAAGCTCCATTTGCAAGTTTGCAGACAGATTCTGTATCTCAGGAAAACTTTGTCCTTCGTGGGATTATCGATGGCTACCTACTGTATGATGATCATATTGTCCTCTTTGATTACAAGACAGACAAATATGACCAACCAATCCAACTCAGCCAACGTTACCAAGCTCAAATGCAACTCTATGCGGAGGCATTGAAAAAAGCCTACAAGATAGATCGTGTAGACTGCCATTTGATTTTGCTTGGTGGGGAGAGAATAGAAGTGGTCGAAGTCAACATATAG